In the genome of Deinococcus deserti VCD115, one region contains:
- a CDS encoding RtcB family protein produces the protein MNGNDITALGFTGKAIGLALNAARHRETAGQTNDEIRAELGRVLHRPEAFIRDPLYADLGRELLGQAARFPDTLRERPLSYTEWGSELIDENTRAQMDTAMRLPISVAGALMPDAHVGFGLPIGGVLATDHAVIPYAVGVDIGCAMALSVLPVANLSREDEVRLLRRNTRFGAGHAWERKLRPDHAVLDEDTWHELPLLRQLRNKAAEQLGTSGSGNHFVEFGTLTLEAADLGLAPGQYIALLSHSGSRGFGAQVAGHYTQVAQNLHPDLDPDARKLAWLDMDRDEGQAYWTAMNLAGRYALANHEVIHARIARALGVKPLVTVRNSHNLAWKQRMPDGREVIVHRKGATPAGQGQLGIIPGSMADPGYVVRGKGNTQALESASHGSGRLLGRKQAERELSRSAVKEYLEARDVTVMGGGVDEAPQAYKNIDRVMASQADLVDVVARFMPRVVRMDTGRQDI, from the coding sequence ATGAACGGGAATGACATCACAGCACTCGGCTTTACGGGCAAAGCCATCGGCCTTGCGTTGAATGCGGCCCGGCACCGGGAGACCGCAGGCCAAACAAACGATGAGATCAGAGCAGAACTCGGTCGCGTCCTGCACCGTCCTGAGGCGTTCATCAGGGACCCCCTCTACGCTGACCTCGGCCGGGAACTTCTGGGTCAAGCAGCCCGCTTTCCCGACACGCTCCGGGAGCGGCCTCTGTCCTATACCGAGTGGGGCTCTGAGTTGATCGACGAGAACACCCGCGCCCAGATGGACACCGCGATGCGTCTTCCAATCAGCGTCGCCGGCGCACTGATGCCGGACGCGCATGTCGGGTTCGGACTGCCTATAGGGGGTGTGCTCGCCACGGATCACGCCGTGATCCCTTACGCCGTTGGAGTCGATATCGGATGTGCGATGGCCCTGAGCGTGCTGCCGGTTGCCAACCTCTCGCGTGAAGACGAAGTTCGTCTCCTCCGTCGCAATACCCGCTTTGGTGCGGGGCATGCCTGGGAGCGCAAGCTGCGCCCAGACCACGCGGTGCTGGATGAAGATACCTGGCATGAGCTTCCCCTGCTCCGCCAGTTAAGGAACAAAGCGGCGGAGCAGCTCGGAACCAGTGGGTCAGGAAATCATTTCGTGGAGTTCGGTACCCTGACGCTTGAGGCCGCCGATCTGGGGTTGGCGCCGGGACAGTACATTGCCCTTCTGTCCCACTCCGGTTCGCGCGGTTTCGGCGCCCAGGTCGCTGGTCATTACACCCAGGTTGCGCAGAATCTTCATCCAGACCTTGACCCGGACGCCCGCAAGCTTGCCTGGCTGGACATGGACCGGGATGAGGGCCAGGCTTACTGGACCGCTATGAATCTCGCGGGTCGGTACGCGCTGGCCAATCATGAGGTGATTCACGCACGCATCGCACGAGCACTGGGAGTCAAACCCCTCGTGACTGTCCGCAACAGCCACAACCTGGCCTGGAAACAGCGGATGCCGGATGGACGCGAGGTCATTGTGCATCGCAAGGGGGCCACCCCCGCCGGACAGGGTCAGCTCGGGATTATTCCCGGGAGTATGGCTGACCCAGGGTATGTCGTTCGGGGGAAGGGCAATACCCAGGCTCTGGAGAGCGCGTCACACGGTTCAGGTCGCCTGCTGGGTCGCAAGCAGGCGGAACGCGAGCTGAGCCGAAGCGCTGTGAAGGAGTACCTGGAAGCGCGGGACGTCACGGTGATGGGCGGCGGTGTAGATGAGGCGCCCCAGGCGTATAAAAACATCGACAGGGTCATGGCCAGCCAGGCTGATCTGGTGGACGTGGTCGCCAGATTTATGCCCAGAGTCGTACGGATGGATACCGGCAGGCAGGA